One Trichoderma atroviride chromosome 7, complete sequence DNA segment encodes these proteins:
- a CDS encoding uncharacterized protein (EggNog:ENOG41~SECRETED:SignalP(1-18)) produces the protein MQLSNIFTVATLVTAITATYVSFDPGYDDTSRSLRDVSCSDGLNGLITKYHWETQGQISRFPYIGGVQGTTWNSTLCGACYKLEYADRSIHVLGIDAVYNGGLNIGLHALNDLTNGNAVAWGHVDATVTQVSGRGCGLPNAHKAN, from the exons ATGCAGCTCTCAAATATCTTCACCGTTGCTACACTCGTCACAGCCATCACTGCCACCTATG TATCTTTCGATCCAGGCTACGACGATACTTCACGATCTCTTCGAGATGTATCTTGCTCTGATGGCCTCAACGGACTCATAACCAAGTATCACTGGGAAACCCAGGGCCAAATCTCCCGCTTCCCATACATTGGCGGCGTTCAGGGTACTACATGGAACTCTACGTTGTGCGGCGCCTGCTACAAGCTAGAGTATGCTGACAgaagcatacatgtattggGAATAGATGCTGTCTATAATGGCGGTTTAAATATTGGCCTCCATGCCTTGAATGATCTCACTAATGGCAATGCTGTCGCATGGGGACACGTGGATGCTACTGTTACTCAGGTCTCTGGACGGGGCTGTGGCCTCCCAAATGCACATAAAGCAAATTAA
- a CDS encoding uncharacterized protein (EggNog:ENOG41~antiSMASH:Cluster_7.7), giving the protein MTRLMPQPSETPSQRMRNTGGQGKRHCWECRRRCLVCDSEEPGCKRCHKSGIPCPGYGEEKPTRLKWITPGRVVSRDQKHKKTLRRKDQDDYEEITAEMIRELTPVGKYARITIPRIEINDEVQVIAQALEYFNSCIYADLAPIHDFGQNPFLYRISIKHLQAAHLSPDYLKYGMLCMIMSHRINQTNNALQLKPLMEKFYFYWGLAVRSLNEYLNMEDKRAGNTIIAGILTLLLADIHQGRSLDWRCHLRAIYRLITLRGGFYVLYKSMSMKPLMLCFWFIAVIGDTTCPASDLFMENLHVEALSFLLEKYSIMASQIHLCPIQLFPEIFKINHLRMQGARPDLFDAKALQEVAYEILERINSFSPQKLAESKHSCHEDWVLVGKAYQAAVALYCILSLQSLSVLPQSSALRRQCAEHGELLQVLLKEALASRRLKRFMVWPLVVLGVEAVHGGEAMRTFVANQLTELSHDAGTYVPLTAKRALEEFWSSGETRWDDCFDRPYIFTLQIAVDTSRLMPLYK; this is encoded by the exons ATGACGCGTTTGATGCCTCAGCCTTCCGAAACGCCAAGTCAACGAATGAGAAATACGGGAGGCCAAGGCAAGCGCCACTGCTGGGAATGCCGTCGACGATGCTTAGTATGTGACTCTGAAGAGCCTGGATGCAAGAGATGCCATAAATCAGGCATACCATGTCCAGGTTATGGCGAGGAGAAGCCTACCAGACTGAAGTGGATCACGCCCGGCAGAGTCGTATCTCGTGACCAGAAACACAAGAAAACTTTACGGCGGAAGGATCAAGACGACTATGAGGAAATAACAGCAGAAATGATAAGGGAGTTAACTCCGGTTGGAAAATACGCGCGTATAACAATTCCACGCATTGAGATCAACGACGAAGTCCAGGTCATCGCACAAGCCCTCGAGTACT TCAACTCTTGCATATACGCAGACTTAGCCCCAATCCACGATTTTGGCCAGAATCCTTTTCTTTACCGGATCTCGATAAAGCATCTCCAAGCTGCGCATCTAAGCCCTGATTATCTGAAGTATGGCATGCTGTGCATGATTATGAGCCACCGAATCAACCAAACGAACAACGCCCTTCAGCTCAAACCCTTAATGGAGAAGTTCTATTTCTATTGGGGCCTCGCTGTCCGATCCCTGAATGAGTACCTCAACATGGAAGACAAGCGAGCCGGCAATACAATTATTGCTGGAATATTGACACTTTTACTTGCAGAC ATCCACCAAGGGAGGTCGCTtgattggcgatgccatTTACGCGCAATATACAGACTGATTACGTTACGTGGCGGATTCTACGTACTGTATAAGTCAATGAGCATGAAGCCGTTGATGCTATGCTTTTGGTT TATTGCAGTAATTGGGGACACTACGTGTCCGGCTTCAGACCTCTTTATGGAAAATTTACATGTTGAGGCTCTGAGCTTCTTACTTGAAAAATAcagcatcatggcatctCAAATTCATCTATGCCCGATCCAGCTGTTTCCCGAAATCTTCAAAATCAACCACTTGCGCATGCAAGGTGCAAGGCCTGATCTTTTTGACGCCAAAGCCCTCCAGGAGGTGGCTTATGAAATATTGGAGCGCATCAACTCCTTTTCGCCCCAGAAGTTGGCTGAATCTAAACACTCATGCCATGAAGACTGGGTATTAGTAGGCAAGGCGTATcaggctgctgttgcgcTATACTGCATTCTGTCACTACAGAGTTTATCAGTTCTTCCTCAGTCTTCAGCCCTGCGAAGACAATGTGCTGAGCATGGAGAACTATTGCAAGTCCTTCTCAAAGAAGCACTCGCTAGCAGAAGGCTGAAGAGGTTCATGGTTTGGCCGCTGGTTGTACTTGGAGTAGAAGCCGTTCATGGCGGCGAGGCAATGCGCACCTTTGTTGCTAATCAGTTGACGGAACTTAGCCATGACGCCGGTACCTATGTTCCACTCACTGCAAAACGAGCTCTTGAAGAGTTTTGGAGCTCTGGAGAAACTCGCTGGGATGATTGTTTCGATAGGCCGTACATCTTCACGCTACAGATTGCTGTGGATACAAGCCGCCTCATGCCGTTGTATAAGTGA
- a CDS encoding uncharacterized protein (EggNog:ENOG41~antiSMASH:Cluster_7.7) gives MGDASSTLCEICFDFNEITVREKCDAEGFYTHCLQELVQSAKECFTCGLIVEACKHCHPEAAENPAIYTLSFAADRTLSSESLSLGIWPTEGVADMTHTASRKVNIHAKSGEPCPWPLFKPWSGISKDRNHLAEQILTWISDCERDHKDCRVANAPILPKRVVQIVSDKIGALKARLIEPKPLTESRYACLSHCWGKTQILRTVSDNIERLKDEIPWNSLSKTFQDAIEFSPTIGIEYIWIDSLCIIQDSASDWESEAAKMADYYANCHVTLAATASIDGSIGFFPKLAGYDKPLEIKGIHHGQRYHLIAETGISHPYEMQPDSLLTPEFPLMTRGWVYQEQILSRRYVHFCTKEVVWDCRSQTLCQCESKYEKTHWDLFRTNSSRSIMRNDVKSGSATKQRELWHDNIMSMMELEFTYLSDRLPAMAGIVSQFAGLFNTRYLAGLWDTTFIIDSCWFMDEFSRRPKELTNIPSWSWASVAGGIDVTWCQRPLTDDTVNIFSKVLHIDCVSEGPLYLGRLSKGLVTLKGPSVSATIRVCTNGEPNPSPEKLFTLEFNSVGDIGPVELTISGWSFSPDAPNSETNICDVGDLRIIKMMAGHLKRTGKEWAIFLVVQKVGKQDNWERIGLLFGNSLRQSQGAKKLCFLKWFESAAQEQIVQIQ, from the exons ATGGGAGATGCATCCTCTACCCTATGCGAAATATGTTTCGATTTCAACGAGATCACTGTCCGTGAAAAATGCGATGCGGAGGGGTTTTACACCCACTGCCTACAGGAACTCGTTCAATCGGCGAAGGAATGCTTCACATGCGGCCTCATCGTAGAGGCATGCAAACACTGccatccagaagctgctgagaaTCCCGCTATCTACACCCTAAGTTTCGCGGCCGACAGGACGCTGTCAAGCGAAAGCCTGTCTTTGGGCATCTGGCCTACCGAAGGCGTCGCAGACATGACTCACACAGCATCTCGAAAGGTGAACATTCATGCAAAATCGG GGGAGCCGTGTCCTTGGCCACTTTTTAAACCGTGGTCAGGCATCTCAAAGGATAGGAATCATCTCGCTGAGCAAATTTTGACCTGGATAAGCGATTGCGAGAGAGATCACAAAGATTGCCGCGTGGCAAATGCGCCAATACTCCCAAAGAGAGTTGTTCAAATTGTATCGGACAAGATAGGAGCTCTCAAAGCTCGTCTAATCGAACCTAAGCCACTCACAGAGAGTCGCTATGCGTGTCTTAGCCACTGCTGGGGAAAGACTCAAATCCTGAGAACTGTGTCTGACAATATCGAAAGACTCAAGGATGAAATCCCATGGAACTCCTTGTCTAAAACCTTCCAAGACGCAATCGAATTCAGTCCTACGATTGGCATCGAGTATATCTGGATCGACTCTTTATGCATCATCCAAGATTCTGCGAGTGATTGGGAGAGCGAggcagcaaagatggcggaTTATTATGCCAACTGCCACGTCACCCTAGCGGCAACAGCTTCGATAGATGGAAGTATTGGATTCTTCCCGAAACTAGCTGGATACGACAAGCCATTGGAGATTAAAGGCATACATCATGGCCAACGTTATCATCTGATCGCCGAAACAGGAATCTCCCATCCGTATGAAATGCAACCAGATTCATTACTCACACCAGAATTTCCTTTGATGACTCGCGGTTGGGTATACCAAGAGCAAATACTATCCCGTCGCTATGTCCATTTCTGCACCAAAGAAGTTGTCTGGGATTGTCGATCTCAGACCCTTTGTCAGTGTGAGTCAAAATATGAGAAAACACATTGGGATCTCTTCCGTACAAACTCAAGTAGGAGCATCATGCGCAATGATGTTAAGAGTGGAAGCGCAACTAAACAGCGGGAGCTTTGGCACGACAATATCATGAGCATGATGGAACTAGAATTTACCTACCTGAGTGACCGGTTGCCAGCAATGGCTGGTATTGTGTCTCAGTTCGCTGGACTCTTTAACACGAGGTATCTCGCAGGGCTATGGGATACCACTTTCATTATTGACAGTTGCTGGTTTATGGACGAGTTTAGTCGCCGACCAAAAGAGCTAACAAATATCCCGTCGTGGTCGTGGGCATCCGTTGCCGGAGGAATCGACGTTACTTGGTGTCAGCGACCTTTGACAGACGACACTGTCAATATCTTCTCCAAAGTTCTACATATAGACTGTGTATCTGAAGGTCCTCTATATCTCGGGCGTCTTAGCAAAGGCCTTGTCACGCTGAAGGGACCGTCTGTGAGTGCCACTATCAGGGTTTGTACTAATGGCGAACCCAATCCTTCTCCCGAGAAACTCTTCACTCTTGAGTTTAACAGCGTCGGAGACATTGGTCCCGTAGAGTTAACAATCTCTGGCTGGTCTTTCAGTCCAGATGCACCAAACTCTGAGACCAATATTTGTGATGTCGGAGACCTGAGGATTataaagatgatggcggggcATTTGAAGAGGACGGGAAAAGAGTGGGCGATTTTTCTTGTGGTGCAAAAGGTGGGAAAGCAGGATAATTGGGAGAGGATTGGGCTGTTATTTGGCAACAGTCTGAGGCAGAGCCAAGGAGCCAAGAaactttgctttttgaagTGGTTTGAAAGCGCCGCGCAGGAGCAAATAGTACAGATTCAGTAA